CGACGATGAACATCAGCGCGAGCAGCACCGTCACCGCCTGTGCGAAGAACAGCCAGAAGCGTCTAAGCATTTGAAGAGATTAGGGGATTATATGGACCGGATCGAACTCGAATTGTACTTGAACAATACCCTTGAAACCGCGCGCTTCAAGGACTACTGCCCCAACGGGCTGCAGGTCGAGGGGCGCCGCCGGATCGAGCGGATCGCCACCGGCGTGACCGCCTCGGCCGCGTTCCTCGAACGCGCGATCGAATGGGGCGCGGACGCGGTGCTGGTCCATCACGGCTATTTCTGGCGCAACGAGCCGGCGCAGGTCACCGGGCGCAAGTACCAGCGCCTGAAGCTGCTGATCGGCGCCGAGCTGAACCTGTTCGCGTTCCACCTGCCGCTCGACGCGCATCCCGATCTCGGCAACAACGCGCAGCTCGGCGAACGCCTCGGCCTGATCGCCGACGCGCGTTTCGGCGAGCAGGACCTCGGCTGGATGGCCACGCTGCCGATGCCGGTCTCGCTCGAGCACTTCACCGCCAAGGTCGAGCACACGCTTGGCCGCACTCCGCTCGTGCTCGGCGACAGCGATCAGCAGCTGCGCCGCGTGGCCTGGTGTACGGGTGGCGCGCAAGGCTATTTCGATGCCGCGATCGAGGCCGGCGCCGACGTGTTCCTGACCGGCGAGGCGTCCGAATTCGTCACGCACGCGGCCGCCGAGAGCGGCGTGGCCTTCGTTGCGGCGGGGCACCATGCCACCGAGCGGTACGGCATCCAGGCGCTCGGCCGCCATTTGTCGGAACATTTCGGCCTCGAACACACGTTCATCGACATCCCGAACCCCGTTTGAAACGCCCGGAATTGCGGCGGCGCACCCACGAAACGCAATGAAGCATCTGCTTAAAAGATGATCTGAGCTGGTTCCGCGGCGATGGGGGAAAACCCTTGCCGATCAATGACTTCGCGTCGATTTTATGAATCGGGCCTTGAAAATGCGGGCCTCGTTCGCGCACACTAGCGGCGGTATGCGAAGTCGTGACGGTGAATCCAACTCAGAAGTGGGGCGTGAGATGCGAGATAAAGAAGAGAAACGCGTCGACAGCGGCCGCCGTACCTGGCTGATTGCGACATCCGTAGCGAGCGGAGTCGGCGGGGTCGCTACGGTCATACCGTTCGCGGCGTCGCTCGCGCCGTCGACCAAGGCGAAGGCGGCCGGCGCGCCGGTCGAGGTCGACATCAGCGGGTTGAAGCCGGGCGAGCTCGTCACCGTGGCCTGGCGCGGCAAGCCGGTCTGGATCCTGAACCGCACCGACGCGATGCTGGCCGACGTGAAAAAGGCCGATCCCGAGCTGGCCGACCCGCAGTCCAAATCCACCTATTCGATGCCGTTGCCCGCGTACTGCGCGAACGAATATCGCTCGCGGGCCGATCGCCAGAACATCCTCGTCGTGATGGCCGTGTGTACGCACCTCGGCTGCACGCCCACCTCGCGCTTCACGCCCGGCCCGCAGCCGAACCTGCCCGACGACTGGCCGGGCGGCTTCCTGTGTCCGTGTCACGGTTCCACCTACGATCTGGCCGGCCGCGTGTTCAAGAACAAGCCCGCGCCCCAGAACCTCGACATTCCGCCTTACATGTTCACCTCGGCCACCACGGTCGTGATCGGCAAGGACGAGAAAGGAGAAGCGTGATGGCCACCGACAACAAGACTGTCGCCACGACGGGTTTGATGGGCTGGATCGATGCGCGTTTCCCGTTCACGGTCACGCTCAAGAAGCACGTGACCGAGTACTACGCGCCGAAGAACTTCAACTTCTGGTACTTCTTCGGCTCGCTCGCGCTGCTCGTGCTGGTGAACCAGATCGTCACGGGCATCTTCCTGACGATGAACTACAAGCCCGATTCGACGCTCGCGTTCGCGTCGGTCGAGTACATCATGCGCGAGGTGCCGTGGGGCTGGCTGATCCGCTACATGCACTCGACGGGCGCCTCGATGTTCTTCATCGTGGTCTATCTGCACATGTTTCGCGGGCTGATGTACGGCTCGTACCGCAAGCCGCGCGAGCTGGTATGGATCTTCGGCTGCGCGATCTTCCTGTGCCTGATGGCCGAGGCGTTCTTCGGCTACCTGCTGCCGTGGGGCCAGATGTCGTTCTGGGGCGCGCAGGTGATCGTGAACCTGTTCTCGGCGATCCCGTTCGTCGGGCCGGACCTCTCGCTCTGGATCCGCGGCGACTACGTGGTGTCCGACGTCACGCTGAACCGCTTCTTCGCGTTCCACGTGATCGCGATTCCGCTGGTGCTGGTCGGGCTGGTGGTCGCGCACCTGGTCGCGCTGCACGAGACGGGTTCGAACAACCCCGACGGCATCGAGATCAAGGAGAAGAAGGACGAGCACGGCATTCCGCTCGACGGCATCCCGTTCCATCCCTACTACTCCGTGCATGATTACTTCGGGGTCTGTGTTTTTCTGATGATCTTCGCGCTGGTGGTGTTTTTCGCGCCGGAGATGGGCGGCTACTTCCTCGAAGCCAACAACTTCGTGCCCGCCAACCCGCTGCAGACGCCGCCCGAGATCGCGCCGGTGTGGTACTTCACCGCGTTCTACGCGATGCTGCGCGCCACCACCGATCCGTTCAAGATCGTGCTGATGGTGGTGATCGCCGTGCTCGGGCTGGTCGCGCTCTGGCGGGCCCGCGGCAAATGGCGCATCGGCCTGCCGGTGCTGGCCGTCGTGCTGATCGTGTTCATGGCGCTGACCGAATCGAAGTTCTGGGGCGTGGTGGTGATGGGCGGCGCCGTGATTTCGCTGTTCTTCCTGCCCTGGCTCGATCGCAGCCCGGTGAAGTCGATCCGCTACCGGCCCACGTTCCACAAGGTGTTCCTCGGGATCTTCGTCGTCGCGTTCCTGACGCTCGGGTTCCTCGGCACGCAGTCGCCGTCGCCCGCCAAGACGCTGATCGCGCAGGTGTGCGCGCTCGTCTACTTCGCGTTTTTCCTCGGCATGCCGCTCTGGACGCCGCTTGGCACATTCAAGCAGCCGCCCGAGCGCGTCAAATTCCGGCCCCATTAATGCGAGCGAGGAGAACACGATGATGAGGACGCTATTGAAGACGTTCCTGCTGATTGGTGCGACGTCGCTGGCGCTGCTGGGCGGCGCGGCGCGAGCCGACGAGGGTAATTTTCCGCTCGACCGGGCGCCCGATAACGCGGAAAATCTCGTTGCCCTGCAACATGGCGCGCAATTGTTTGTAAACTATTGCCTGAATTGCCATAGCGCGAACCTGATGCGCTACAACCGTCTGACGGATCTGGGGATATCCCAGAAGGCGATCGAGGCGAATCTCCTGTTTACGACGGACAAGGTCGGCAACCCGATGTCGGTGGCGATGCGGCCCGACGACGCCAAGCGCTGGTTCGGCGTGACGCCGCCCGACCTCTCGGTGGAGGCGCGCGCGCGCGGCCGCGACTGGCTCTATACGTATCTGCGAAGTTTCTACCGCGACGAGTCGCGCCCGACGGGCTGGAACAACGCGGTGTTCGAGAACGTCAGCATGCCCCATGTGCTTTGGCAGTTGCAGGGGCAGCGCGTGCCGAAATACGAGGAAACGACGAACGAGGAGACGGGCGAGAAGGTGCGCAGGCTCGTCGGTTTCCAGGCCGTCACGCAGGGGACGTTGTCTCCGGTGGATTATGATGCTGCCGTGGCCGACCTCGTCGCGTATCTGGGCTGGATGTCCGAGCCCGAGCAGCAGACCCGCAAGCGCGTGGGCGTCTGGGTGCTGCTGTTCCTCGGCATCCTGAGCTTTTTCGCCTGGCGGCTCAACGCCGCCTATTGGAAAGATATCAAGTAAACACGCCAAGACCGGCGTGAGGCCGGCGCAAGGTGAGACCTGCTGGCAGGTCGATCCGCGCGCCGGCCATCGGCTTTTTTGAGGAAACGTTAATTATGATGGTTCTGTATTCCGGCACGACGTGCCCCTTCTCCCAGCGCTGCCGGCTGGTGCTGTTCGAAAAGGGCATGGACTTCGAGATTCGCGATGTGGACTTGTTCAACAAGCCCGAGGACATCGCCGTGATGAATCCCTACGGTCAGGTGCCGATTCTCGTCGAGCGTGATCTGATTCTGTACGAATCGAACATCATCAACGAGTACATCGACGAGCGCTTCCCGCACCCGCAGCTGATGCCGGCCGACCCGGTGCAGCGTGCGCGCGCGCGCCTGTTCCTGCTGAACTTCGAGAAGGAACTGTTCGTTCACGTCAGCACGCTCGAGAACGAGAAGGGCAAGGCGGCCGAGAAGAACCACGAGAAGGCACGCCTCGCGATTCGCGACCGGCTCACGCAGCTCGCGCCGATCTTCGTGAAGAACAAGTACATGCTCGGCGAGGAGTTCTCGATGCTCGACGTCGCGATCGCGCCGCTGCTGTGGCGCCTCGATCACTACGGCATCGAGCTGTCGAAGAACGCGGCGCCGCTGATGAAGTATGCCGAGCGCATTTTCAGCCGCCCGGCCTACATCGAGGCGCTGACGCCGTCGGAAAAGGTGATGCGTCGTTAAACGGCCTGCGGCCAACGGTGCGCGCGCGGCGCTGCCTGCCGCGCGCGTGCCTGTACGAGGACAGTGATGCAAGAGACTTCCACGAAGCCGTATCTGCTGCGCGCGCTCTACGAGTGGTGTACGGACAACGGGTATACGCCGCACATCGCGGTGCGCGTCGACAACTCGACGCGCGTGCCGCGGCAGTACGTGCGCGACGGCGAGATCGTGTTGAACATCAGCTTCGAGGCGACCACCGCGCTGCAGATGGGCAACGAATGGATCGAGTTCACCGCGCGTTTCTCGGGCAAGGCGCACAAGCTCGAGGTGCCGGTGGCGAACGTGCTCGCGATCTACGCGCGCGAGAACGGGCAGGGGATGGCGTTCCAGGTCGATCTGGCGGCGGACGAGCCGGGCGAGACGACGTTGGTGGAGGCGGATGAGGGTGAGGGTGGCGCGGCGGGGGCTGGTGCGGGTGGTGCCTCGCGTTCGGCTGCCGATGGGGCCGCTGAGCTGTCGGAGGGCGCGGA
The genomic region above belongs to Burkholderia plantarii and contains:
- a CDS encoding Nif3-like dinuclear metal center hexameric protein, yielding MDRIELELYLNNTLETARFKDYCPNGLQVEGRRRIERIATGVTASAAFLERAIEWGADAVLVHHGYFWRNEPAQVTGRKYQRLKLLIGAELNLFAFHLPLDAHPDLGNNAQLGERLGLIADARFGEQDLGWMATLPMPVSLEHFTAKVEHTLGRTPLVLGDSDQQLRRVAWCTGGAQGYFDAAIEAGADVFLTGEASEFVTHAAAESGVAFVAAGHHATERYGIQALGRHLSEHFGLEHTFIDIPNPV
- the petA gene encoding ubiquinol-cytochrome c reductase iron-sulfur subunit, with product MRDKEEKRVDSGRRTWLIATSVASGVGGVATVIPFAASLAPSTKAKAAGAPVEVDISGLKPGELVTVAWRGKPVWILNRTDAMLADVKKADPELADPQSKSTYSMPLPAYCANEYRSRADRQNILVVMAVCTHLGCTPTSRFTPGPQPNLPDDWPGGFLCPCHGSTYDLAGRVFKNKPAPQNLDIPPYMFTSATTVVIGKDEKGEA
- a CDS encoding cytochrome b — protein: MATDNKTVATTGLMGWIDARFPFTVTLKKHVTEYYAPKNFNFWYFFGSLALLVLVNQIVTGIFLTMNYKPDSTLAFASVEYIMREVPWGWLIRYMHSTGASMFFIVVYLHMFRGLMYGSYRKPRELVWIFGCAIFLCLMAEAFFGYLLPWGQMSFWGAQVIVNLFSAIPFVGPDLSLWIRGDYVVSDVTLNRFFAFHVIAIPLVLVGLVVAHLVALHETGSNNPDGIEIKEKKDEHGIPLDGIPFHPYYSVHDYFGVCVFLMIFALVVFFAPEMGGYFLEANNFVPANPLQTPPEIAPVWYFTAFYAMLRATTDPFKIVLMVVIAVLGLVALWRARGKWRIGLPVLAVVLIVFMALTESKFWGVVVMGGAVISLFFLPWLDRSPVKSIRYRPTFHKVFLGIFVVAFLTLGFLGTQSPSPAKTLIAQVCALVYFAFFLGMPLWTPLGTFKQPPERVKFRPH
- a CDS encoding cytochrome c1 is translated as MRTLLKTFLLIGATSLALLGGAARADEGNFPLDRAPDNAENLVALQHGAQLFVNYCLNCHSANLMRYNRLTDLGISQKAIEANLLFTTDKVGNPMSVAMRPDDAKRWFGVTPPDLSVEARARGRDWLYTYLRSFYRDESRPTGWNNAVFENVSMPHVLWQLQGQRVPKYEETTNEETGEKVRRLVGFQAVTQGTLSPVDYDAAVADLVAYLGWMSEPEQQTRKRVGVWVLLFLGILSFFAWRLNAAYWKDIK
- a CDS encoding glutathione S-transferase N-terminal domain-containing protein, producing MMVLYSGTTCPFSQRCRLVLFEKGMDFEIRDVDLFNKPEDIAVMNPYGQVPILVERDLILYESNIINEYIDERFPHPQLMPADPVQRARARLFLLNFEKELFVHVSTLENEKGKAAEKNHEKARLAIRDRLTQLAPIFVKNKYMLGEEFSMLDVAIAPLLWRLDHYGIELSKNAAPLMKYAERIFSRPAYIEALTPSEKVMRR
- a CDS encoding ClpXP protease specificity-enhancing factor, translated to MQETSTKPYLLRALYEWCTDNGYTPHIAVRVDNSTRVPRQYVRDGEIVLNISFEATTALQMGNEWIEFTARFSGKAHKLEVPVANVLAIYARENGQGMAFQVDLAADEPGETTLVEADEGEGGAAGAGAGGASRSAADGAAELSEGADVPSGSASASSSSTPSPDDDGASGKSNRPRLKIVK